A genome region from Blautia coccoides includes the following:
- a CDS encoding ABC transporter substrate-binding protein yields MKLKNLAALSMAAVLCVMTAGCGADNGKDSAKKDSTGEEPKQTSQAEQDSDELVINYVSARGETDAALNAIKKIAGMYKEDHPNFEFNVESIADRATYLQKIKILASSNELPDWFDADPEAFFEGLCKKGLIYSIDDLYDELDLKDKFFDIALNYPKLSDGSNYLMAWQGNVEYFWYHKDMFQEAGIEGTPKTLNELLDACEKLKGAGITPISAGNYDMIMRYPAFKAFRMEGNDFIDNARMGKKKFDSETGIASGEFFQQIAQYYNEGWTNSDATAQMDLFLNKGAAILYTGTWDTPDLTDENMVLKDDISMFKLPMDTDNDATTENDYYAHCGIGTAILKDSMTPAMKDFIKYLWENFADTAMYDFNMLPSMMPSNPEQLPELSQQILSDLENCGTFAQCWDVRLDPSTNEVYRKELANLGMGESTPEEFCKRMDEAVAQYAPDYFDVE; encoded by the coding sequence ATGAAGTTGAAAAATTTAGCGGCGTTAAGTATGGCGGCAGTTTTATGTGTAATGACAGCGGGATGTGGAGCTGACAACGGCAAAGACAGCGCAAAAAAGGACAGCACAGGGGAGGAGCCGAAACAGACAAGCCAGGCAGAGCAGGACTCCGATGAGTTAGTGATCAACTATGTAAGTGCCAGAGGAGAGACAGATGCGGCACTGAATGCCATTAAAAAGATTGCAGGCATGTATAAAGAGGACCACCCTAATTTTGAGTTTAATGTGGAATCTATAGCAGACCGGGCTACCTATCTGCAGAAGATAAAAATACTGGCATCCAGCAATGAACTGCCGGATTGGTTTGACGCGGACCCGGAGGCCTTTTTTGAGGGACTCTGTAAAAAAGGCCTGATCTACAGTATAGATGACCTGTATGATGAGCTGGATTTAAAAGATAAATTTTTTGACATTGCCCTGAACTATCCGAAGCTGAGTGACGGAAGCAATTATCTGATGGCCTGGCAGGGAAATGTGGAGTATTTCTGGTACCACAAGGATATGTTTCAGGAGGCTGGAATTGAGGGGACGCCAAAGACGTTAAATGAACTGCTTGACGCTTGCGAAAAATTAAAAGGGGCCGGGATCACACCCATATCAGCCGGAAACTATGATATGATCATGCGTTATCCCGCATTCAAGGCTTTCCGCATGGAGGGAAATGATTTTATAGATAACGCAAGGATGGGAAAGAAGAAATTTGATTCTGAGACAGGTATTGCGTCAGGAGAATTTTTCCAGCAGATAGCCCAATATTATAATGAGGGATGGACAAACTCTGATGCGACTGCACAGATGGATCTGTTCTTGAATAAAGGGGCAGCTATCTTGTATACAGGTACCTGGGATACCCCAGATCTCACAGACGAGAATATGGTGCTGAAGGATGATATCTCTATGTTTAAGCTGCCTATGGATACAGACAATGACGCAACCACGGAAAATGATTATTATGCACACTGCGGCATTGGAACAGCTATCTTAAAGGATTCCATGACACCGGCAATGAAGGATTTTATCAAATATCTGTGGGAGAACTTTGCGGATACAGCAATGTATGATTTTAATATGCTGCCGTCTATGATGCCGAGCAATCCTGAGCAGCTGCCGGAATTATCTCAGCAGATTTTGTCAGATCTGGAAAACTGCGGCACATTTGCCCAGTGCTGGGATGTGCGTCTGGATCCATCCACAAATGAAGTATACCGGAAGGAATTGGCGAATTTAGGGATGGGTGAATCAACGCCAGAGGAATTCTGTAAGAGAATGGACGAAGCTGTGGCCCAATATGCGCCGGATTATTTTGATGTTGAGTAG
- a CDS encoding carbohydrate ABC transporter permease: protein MKPKNRIQPALFVLPAFLVYFFTVIIPILWSVGYSFFSWNGIKDMEFVGLANYIRMFTDDTFKSAVVNNLKFVLMGSTFQLVAGLFLAMLLAHITKGCNLLRVLYFIPCIISSMAICQIFSKMLSAQPQGLICYLMEKIGMQPIALLANSKTALVTITLIDGYKYCGLYMIIFYSAFVSISKDVLEASIMDGCSLVQQYRYIKLPLIKNIFCIVIVMLINGCLKTFDVFYILDNKSKSTEMVATYMYKTAFNSVDFGYGSTLAVFLVIECLAAVFVIQRLLGSAKGDGVE, encoded by the coding sequence GTGAAACCAAAGAATAGGATACAGCCGGCCTTATTTGTACTTCCTGCTTTTCTTGTATATTTCTTCACAGTGATCATTCCAATTCTATGGTCTGTGGGATACAGCTTTTTTTCATGGAATGGGATCAAGGATATGGAGTTTGTTGGGTTGGCCAACTATATAAGAATGTTTACAGATGATACATTTAAGTCGGCAGTGGTAAATAATCTAAAATTTGTTTTAATGGGAAGCACATTTCAGCTTGTCGCAGGCCTTTTTTTGGCCATGCTGCTGGCTCATATCACAAAGGGATGTAATCTGCTGAGGGTTTTGTACTTTATCCCATGCATTATTTCTTCTATGGCTATCTGCCAGATCTTTTCTAAAATGCTTTCCGCACAGCCCCAGGGACTGATCTGTTATCTCATGGAAAAAATAGGAATGCAGCCCATTGCCCTTTTGGCTAATTCAAAGACAGCGCTTGTGACCATAACTTTGATCGATGGATATAAATACTGCGGCCTGTATATGATCATCTTTTATTCCGCATTTGTATCTATATCAAAAGACGTTCTGGAAGCATCTATCATGGACGGATGCAGCCTGGTACAGCAGTACAGATATATTAAGCTGCCTTTGATCAAAAATATCTTCTGCATTGTCATAGTCATGCTGATCAATGGCTGTCTGAAAACATTTGATGTGTTTTACATTTTAGATAACAAGTCAAAGTCAACAGAAATGGTTGCCACTTATATGTACAAGACTGCGTTTAACTCCGTTGATTTTGGATATGGCAGTACATTGGCAGTGTTTCTTGTGATCGAATGTCTGGCAGCAGTATTTGTTATTCAAAGACTGCTGGGATCTGCAAAGGGGGATGGTGTTGAATGA